A window of the Sphingobium sp. CAP-1 genome harbors these coding sequences:
- a CDS encoding FemAB family XrtA/PEP-CTERM system-associated protein codes for MIAGNGADLAVILLDLKDAAQAQAADAFVMAHADGTPFHRTAWLRAIEQATGHRALLLAAVAPSGRINGLLPLHHVRSRLFGHALVSTAFAVDGGLLVDDMRAGTALATAAEQLARDRGGVPIELRGGLTPGAGWDRREGEHVGFVRPIAECDEAELLAIPRKHRAELRKALANPALSVETGRSAKMIRAHYHVYARSVRNLGTPVFPAQLFRSVLHHFGEDADIMVVRDGGRPVSAVLTLYHDGRAMPYWGGGVSDARRLRSNELLYFRLMGHGRARGMTLFDFGRSKAGSGQAAWKKSFGFEPRPLVYHGWSADGAQRDISPTNAKYQRRIELWKKLPLPIANLLGPMISRGLG; via the coding sequence ATGATCGCCGGCAACGGCGCCGATCTGGCGGTCATCCTGCTGGACCTTAAGGATGCGGCGCAGGCGCAGGCGGCCGACGCTTTCGTCATGGCGCACGCTGACGGCACGCCTTTCCATCGCACCGCCTGGCTGCGCGCGATCGAGCAGGCGACCGGGCATCGCGCGCTGCTGCTGGCGGCGGTCGCGCCGTCGGGACGGATCAACGGGCTGTTGCCGCTGCATCATGTCAGGAGCCGGCTGTTCGGTCATGCGCTGGTATCGACCGCCTTCGCCGTCGATGGCGGCCTGCTGGTGGACGACATGCGCGCCGGAACGGCGCTGGCCACCGCTGCCGAGCAACTGGCGCGCGACCGGGGGGGCGTGCCGATCGAATTGCGCGGCGGCCTGACGCCCGGCGCAGGCTGGGACCGGCGCGAGGGCGAGCATGTCGGCTTCGTCCGGCCGATTGCCGAGTGCGACGAGGCGGAATTGCTGGCGATCCCGCGCAAGCATCGCGCGGAGTTGCGCAAGGCGCTGGCCAATCCGGCGCTGAGCGTGGAGACGGGACGGAGCGCAAAGATGATCCGCGCCCACTATCACGTCTATGCCCGGAGCGTGCGCAATCTGGGCACGCCAGTCTTTCCGGCGCAACTGTTCCGGTCGGTGTTGCACCATTTTGGCGAGGATGCGGACATCATGGTGGTGCGGGACGGGGGGCGTCCGGTATCGGCGGTGCTGACGCTTTATCATGATGGCCGGGCGATGCCCTATTGGGGCGGGGGCGTAAGCGATGCGCGGCGGCTGCGTTCCAACGAACTCCTCTATTTCCGGCTGATGGGCCATGGCCGGGCGCGGGGCATGACCCTGTTCGATTTCGGCCGGTCCAAGGCCGGCAGCGGGCAGGCGGCGTGGAAGAAAAGCTTCGGCTTCGAGCCGCGCCCGCTCGTCTATCATGGCTGGTCGGCGGACGGCGCGCAGCGCGACATCAGCCCGACCAATGCCAAATATCAGCGGCGGATCGAGTTGTGGAAGAAATTGCCGCTGCCGATCGCCAATCTGCTGGGACCGATGATTTCGCGCGGTCTTGGTTGA